From Streptosporangiales bacterium:
GACGGGCTGTACGCGGCGGGCGAGGTGATCGGCGGCTTCCACGGCACCGCGTACCTCACCGGCTCATCATTGGGCAAGGCGTGCGTGTTCGGCCGGATCGCCGGTGCCGCGGCGGCAGGTGACCACGCATGAGCGACCCGACCCCCACGGCGCTGCTCGCCCGCCACGCCAGGGACACCCGGCACGTGCACCTCACGCCGGACGTACGCGAGAAGGCCGTGCTCTGCCTACTCGACGCGTACGCGCTCGCCCTGTCCGCACACGACGACCAGACCGTGGTGGCCGCGGACTCCGTGCTCGCCACGGCGGCACCGGCGACCGGTGCGACCGTCTGGGCGAACGGACGCCACACCTCCGTCGGCGACGCCGCGCTCGCGAACGGCATCGACGCACACGCGCAGTTCCAGGACGACACGGACATGGACGCCTGGGCACATCCTGGCTCGCTCATCGTGCCCGCCGCGTGGGCGCTCGCCGAACAGCGCGGCGAGTCGCTCGACGTGTTGGTGCGCGGCATCGCATCCGGCTACACCGCCCTGAATTGGCTGGGCGCCCACGGTACGGTCGGCCACGCGCTGGTCGAGCGCGGGTTCCGCGCCAGCCCGACGCTCGGTTCGATCGCCGCGGCGGTGAGCGCCGCGACCGTGCTCGGCCTGGACGAGCAGGCCGCCACCAACGCGATCGGGCTGGCGACCGACACCACAGGCGGCCTGCTCGAACCGGTTCGTACGGGCGCGCAGGACTGGCGCTGGCAGAACGGCGTCGCCGCCTGGCGCGGCACCATGGCCGGGTTGCTCGCCGCGGCCGGCGTACGCGGCCCGGCCGAGCCGCTCACCGGCCCGCAGGGCTTCCTCACCGCCTTCTGCGGCACCGACTCGCCGCCGGACGACTGGCGCACCGCGCCCGCGACGGACGCCATCCATGTGGTGTGGTTCAAGCGCTACCCGGTGCTCGGCGACAACATGGCCGCCGCCGTCGCCGCGGCCAGCCTGCACCCCGAGCTGCCCGACCCGCACGCCGTCACGCGGATCGACGTACACATCAACGCGCACTTCGCCGCGTACCCCGGCACCTCGTACG
This genomic window contains:
- a CDS encoding MmgE/PrpD family protein, with amino-acid sequence MSDPTPTALLARHARDTRHVHLTPDVREKAVLCLLDAYALALSAHDDQTVVAADSVLATAAPATGATVWANGRHTSVGDAALANGIDAHAQFQDDTDMDAWAHPGSLIVPAAWALAEQRGESLDVLVRGIASGYTALNWLGAHGTVGHALVERGFRASPTLGSIAAAVSAATVLGLDEQAATNAIGLATDTTGGLLEPVRTGAQDWRWQNGVAAWRGTMAGLLAAAGVRGPAEPLTGPQGFLTAFCGTDSPPDDWRTAPATDAIHVVWFKRYPVLGDNMAAAVAAASLHPELPDPHAVTRIDVHINAHFAAYPGTSYAGPYDTVEQAMASTAFAVAALLAHGEIRHRDLATLCTDPLVTALVEKVTVVPEPDYGFLDSTVAVPTAGGTLTRHTADCPREEFFRDRATAAAAFHRTVADVPVAPTGGELPERLFDWLDGGTEPALADLFVHADRES